In Monomorium pharaonis isolate MP-MQ-018 chromosome 3, ASM1337386v2, whole genome shotgun sequence, a genomic segment contains:
- the LOC105838155 gene encoding gastrula zinc finger protein XlCGF57.1 isoform X1: MEGFKVKDEPMDALAIDSQVMDENIVSVVLKEEPGDRFDPDYMEDICSGTFEKGTLFLPIENNEVDFSNEMVKLELEGESTSHQNWSQIANANLCDKDDVMQRCLANANFIQTQDSDKHHGFCQNGQQPKFYKIQCAICKKWFLNNDSMVTHLRSHCSGNQCEVCQQSFTDNSNLHAHMLSHVGMSPFECNICQKKFAYKWSLRSHMQLHTLEKPYDCDALQQAFMKRAGMAEQIMQMEDRPFECDVCHVTFKEKINLNRHMANHANADKPYKCTICFEAFKEKAKLNMHLPLHTGNKHFKCTLCHRSFAQKTALNNHMLAHSGEKPHACNICEKTYKRKSELIRHTMVHTGERPYECKECLMTFREKAKLNSHMLVHTGEKPHECHICHKACARKSDLNSHMLLHTGGQYDCKVCDKIFTRKSDLNRHTLIHTGEKPFACNLCDMAFREKTRLNSHMIIHTGDKRHACHICQKTFKEKSSLRKHMLSHTGDRPYECYVCHKAFTQKTTLNSHVMVHAGERPYECSTCQKIFKDKAALKKHLLVHVNEKTHECLICMKKFAHKTALNSHLSSNHIS, from the exons ATGGAAGGTTTTAAGGTGAAAGATGAACCGATGGATGCATTAGCCATAGACAGTCAGGTTATG GATGAGAACATTGTGAGCGTCGTGCTTAAGGAGGAACCAGGCGACAGATTCGATCCCGACTACATGGAGGATATTTGTTCAGGCACTTTCGAGAAGGGCACTCTCTTTTTGCCTATCGAAAACAATGAGGTGGATTTCTCCAACGAGATG GTGAAGTTGGAGCTAGAAGGAGAATCGACCAGTCACCAGAACTGGTCGCAAATAGCGAATGCTAATTTATGCGATAAAGACGATGTGATGCAGCGATGCTTGGCTAAcgcaaattttatacagacGCAAGACTCTGACAAACACCATGGATTCTGCCAGAACGGACAGCAACCGAAATTCTATAAGATCCAATGCGCAATCTGCAAGAAATGGTTTCTTAACAACGATTCCATGGTGACGCATCTACGATCGCACTGTAGCGGAAATCAATGCGAGGTTTGCCAACAGAGCTTCACTGACAACTCTAACCTACATGCCCACATGTTATCTCATGTCGGAATGAGCCCGTTCGAATGCAACATTTGTCAGAAAAAATTCGCTTACAAATGGAGCTTGAGAAGCCACATGCAATTACACACATTGGAAAAACCGTACGATTGCGACGCATTGCAACAGGCTTTCATGAAACGAGCCGGGATGGCCGAGCAAATAATGCAGATGGAGGATAGACCCTTTGAATGTGACGTATGTCACGTGACGTTTAAAGAGAAGATTAATTTGAATCGGCACATGGCAAACCACGCAAACGCGGACAAGCCCTACAAGTGTACGATTTGCTTCGAAGCGTTCAAGGAAAAAGCGAAGTTGAATATGCATTTGCCGCTGCACACGGGGAACAAGCATTTCAAGTGTACGCTGTGCCACAGATCGTTCGCCCAGAAAACCGCACTCAACAATCACATGCTGGCGCACAGCGGCGAGAAACCGCACGCGTGTAACATCTGCGAGAAAAcgtacaagagaaaatcagaATTGATCAGGCATACTATGGTTCACACCGGCGAGAGACCGTACGAGTGTAAGGAATGTTTGATGACTTTCCGAGAGAAGGCCAAACTAAATTCTCACATGTTGGTTCACACCGGTGAGAAACCGCACGAGTGTCACATCTGCCACAAGGCGTGCGCGAGGAAATCGGATTTGAACAGTCACATGTTGTTGCACACCGGTGGTCAATATGATTGCAAGGTCTGCGACAAGATTTTCACCAGAAAGTCCGATCTAAATCGGCATACTCTAATACACACTGGTGAGAAACCGTTTGCGTGCAATTTATGCGATATGGCGTTCAGAGAGAAGACCCGACTGAACTCGCACATGATCATACACACAGGCGACAAGCGACACGCGTGTCACATTTGTCAGAAAACATTTAAGGAGAAGTCGTCGTTAAGGAAACACATGTTAAGTCACACCGGCGACAGACCGTACGAATGTTATGTCTGTCATAAAGCTTTTACGCAGAAAACTACGTTGAACAGCCATGTCATGGTTCACGCCGGTGAGAGACCATATGAATGTAGTActtgtcaaaaaatatttaaggacAAAGCGGCGTTAAAAAAGCACTTGTTGGTGCACGTTAATGAAAAAACTCATGAATGTCttatttgtatgaaaaaattcGCCCATAAAACAGCATTGAATAGTCACTTATCCTCAAATCACATATCCTAA
- the LOC105838155 gene encoding zinc finger protein OZF isoform X2: MEDICSGTFEKGTLFLPIENNEVDFSNEMVKLELEGESTSHQNWSQIANANLCDKDDVMQRCLANANFIQTQDSDKHHGFCQNGQQPKFYKIQCAICKKWFLNNDSMVTHLRSHCSGNQCEVCQQSFTDNSNLHAHMLSHVGMSPFECNICQKKFAYKWSLRSHMQLHTLEKPYDCDALQQAFMKRAGMAEQIMQMEDRPFECDVCHVTFKEKINLNRHMANHANADKPYKCTICFEAFKEKAKLNMHLPLHTGNKHFKCTLCHRSFAQKTALNNHMLAHSGEKPHACNICEKTYKRKSELIRHTMVHTGERPYECKECLMTFREKAKLNSHMLVHTGEKPHECHICHKACARKSDLNSHMLLHTGGQYDCKVCDKIFTRKSDLNRHTLIHTGEKPFACNLCDMAFREKTRLNSHMIIHTGDKRHACHICQKTFKEKSSLRKHMLSHTGDRPYECYVCHKAFTQKTTLNSHVMVHAGERPYECSTCQKIFKDKAALKKHLLVHVNEKTHECLICMKKFAHKTALNSHLSSNHIS; encoded by the exons ATGGAGGATATTTGTTCAGGCACTTTCGAGAAGGGCACTCTCTTTTTGCCTATCGAAAACAATGAGGTGGATTTCTCCAACGAGATG GTGAAGTTGGAGCTAGAAGGAGAATCGACCAGTCACCAGAACTGGTCGCAAATAGCGAATGCTAATTTATGCGATAAAGACGATGTGATGCAGCGATGCTTGGCTAAcgcaaattttatacagacGCAAGACTCTGACAAACACCATGGATTCTGCCAGAACGGACAGCAACCGAAATTCTATAAGATCCAATGCGCAATCTGCAAGAAATGGTTTCTTAACAACGATTCCATGGTGACGCATCTACGATCGCACTGTAGCGGAAATCAATGCGAGGTTTGCCAACAGAGCTTCACTGACAACTCTAACCTACATGCCCACATGTTATCTCATGTCGGAATGAGCCCGTTCGAATGCAACATTTGTCAGAAAAAATTCGCTTACAAATGGAGCTTGAGAAGCCACATGCAATTACACACATTGGAAAAACCGTACGATTGCGACGCATTGCAACAGGCTTTCATGAAACGAGCCGGGATGGCCGAGCAAATAATGCAGATGGAGGATAGACCCTTTGAATGTGACGTATGTCACGTGACGTTTAAAGAGAAGATTAATTTGAATCGGCACATGGCAAACCACGCAAACGCGGACAAGCCCTACAAGTGTACGATTTGCTTCGAAGCGTTCAAGGAAAAAGCGAAGTTGAATATGCATTTGCCGCTGCACACGGGGAACAAGCATTTCAAGTGTACGCTGTGCCACAGATCGTTCGCCCAGAAAACCGCACTCAACAATCACATGCTGGCGCACAGCGGCGAGAAACCGCACGCGTGTAACATCTGCGAGAAAAcgtacaagagaaaatcagaATTGATCAGGCATACTATGGTTCACACCGGCGAGAGACCGTACGAGTGTAAGGAATGTTTGATGACTTTCCGAGAGAAGGCCAAACTAAATTCTCACATGTTGGTTCACACCGGTGAGAAACCGCACGAGTGTCACATCTGCCACAAGGCGTGCGCGAGGAAATCGGATTTGAACAGTCACATGTTGTTGCACACCGGTGGTCAATATGATTGCAAGGTCTGCGACAAGATTTTCACCAGAAAGTCCGATCTAAATCGGCATACTCTAATACACACTGGTGAGAAACCGTTTGCGTGCAATTTATGCGATATGGCGTTCAGAGAGAAGACCCGACTGAACTCGCACATGATCATACACACAGGCGACAAGCGACACGCGTGTCACATTTGTCAGAAAACATTTAAGGAGAAGTCGTCGTTAAGGAAACACATGTTAAGTCACACCGGCGACAGACCGTACGAATGTTATGTCTGTCATAAAGCTTTTACGCAGAAAACTACGTTGAACAGCCATGTCATGGTTCACGCCGGTGAGAGACCATATGAATGTAGTActtgtcaaaaaatatttaaggacAAAGCGGCGTTAAAAAAGCACTTGTTGGTGCACGTTAATGAAAAAACTCATGAATGTCttatttgtatgaaaaaattcGCCCATAAAACAGCATTGAATAGTCACTTATCCTCAAATCACATATCCTAA